From Ascaphus truei isolate aAscTru1 chromosome 20, aAscTru1.hap1, whole genome shotgun sequence, one genomic window encodes:
- the LOC142470944 gene encoding extracellular calcium-sensing receptor-like, which translates to MLFYTTPFTLGCSLNNIELRGIVEDGDIVIGGVLHIHVYTIYPKISFTEKPAPVICKTFRFENYQRVQAMRFAVQEINRDSELLTNITLGLHIYDSCTVLQRALEGTLQVLTGHGPPVPNYRCHHGVPLAAVVGHSISTYSILMAQILGLYRYPQISFYSTSSLLSDRTQFPSFFRTVPSDAFQSKGLAELVLHFGWTWVGLLAIDNDYGQQGIHVTSREVLKAGACVAFMEKIMINQPDRNAPQIARVLKESTAKAVIIFSTDFDLPFILDEMLRQKVTGKILLASEAWATSTVLSVAKYSGLLSGTFGFALPSGTIPEFKEFLNSIYPLMSTGGEWVKIFWEEAFSCKLLDQINITGSSGTSIKECTGAENLENIHNRYNDVSDLRATYNVYTAVRVVAKALQDLTDCHEGEGPFLHGRCSNIWNFQPWQLLHYVKKVRMRTSSGRVLFFNENGDPPAAYDIVNWQPSPEGGTKQVKVGSYDTGAAIGQVLTINASVVHWASGGKEVPLSLCSSSCPPGFRKAALRGKPVCCFECVLCPQGEISNTTDSIHCSKCPWDMWPNVQRDKCLPKYREFLSYDEPLGVTLAATSISSSLVPVFMFGLFIHFKTTPIVRANNYTLSCLLLCSLSLCFLCSLAFIGYPQTEKCLLRQVAFGMVFALCVSCILAKTIMVVIAFKATKPGSNLRKWTSNRVSYIVVIFCILIQTFLCIFWLSFSPPFPEHNTQTKSGVIIIECNEGSPIVFWCMLGYLGTLATVSFIVAFLARQLPDSFNEAKFITFSMLAFLIVWVSYIPASLSARGKYTVAMEVFAILSSSWALLVCMFMPKCFIILFKPNMNSREHLMGRDRGRAHKVK; encoded by the exons ATGCTATTCTACACTACACCATTCACGCTGGGGTGCAGCCTCAATAACATCGAACTAAGGGGAATTGTGGAGGATGGAGACATTGTAATTGGTGGGGTTTTACACATTCATGTTTACACAATATACCCCAAGATTAGCTTCACAGAGAAACCAGCCCCTGTAATCTGCAAAAC GTTCCGTTTCGAGAATTACCAGCGTGTCCAGGCCATGCGGTTTGCCGTGCAGGAGATCAACAGGGACAGTGAGCTTCTAACCAACATCACCTTAGGCCTCCATATCTATGACTCATGCACTGTGCTACAGAGGGCATTAGAAGGAACTCTTCAAGTGCTGACTGGACACGGGCCGCCTGTGCCCAATTACAGGTGCCATCACGGTGTCCCCTTGGCAGCTGTCGTCGGCCACTCTATCTCTACATACAGCATTCTGATGGCTCAGATCCTGGGGCTGTACCGATACCCACAG ATCAGCTTCTACTCAACCAGCTCCCTCCTGAGTGACCGGACACAGTTCCCTTCCTTCTTCAGAACTGTCCCCAGTGACGCCTTTCAGTCCAAGGGACTGGCCGAGCTGGTGTTGCACTTCGGCTGGACCTGGGTGGGACTGTTGGCTATTGACAATGATTATGGGCAACAGGGCATCCATGTCACCAGTAGAGAGGTACTTAAGGCCGGAGCTTGCGTGGCCTTCATGGAGAAGATCATGATAAATCAGCCTGACCGCAATGCTCCACAGATTGCCCGGGTCCTCAAAGAGTCAACGGCCAAGGCTGTGATCATCTTCTCCACTGATTTTGACTTGCCCTTTATTCTGGATGAGATGTTGAGACAGAAGGTGACAGGCAAGATATTGTTGGCCAGTGAAGCTTGGGCTACCTCCACTGTCTTATCAGTGGCCAAATACTCAGGTCTTCTTTCTGGAACATTTGGCTTTGCCCTCCCCAGCGGAACTATCCCAGAGTTTAAAGAGTTCCTCAACAGCATCTACCCATTAATGTCTACGGGAGGAGAGTGGGTGAAGAtattctgggaggaagctttcagCTGCAAGCTCCTGGACCAGATAAACATAACAGGCTCATCAGGGACTTCAATAAAAGAGTGTACGGGAGCAGAAAATCTAGAAAACATCCATAACCGCTACAATGATGTCTCCGACTTAAGGGCAACCTACAATGTCTATACTGCAGTTCGTGTTGTAGCCAAAGCTTTGCAAGATTTGACCGACTGCCATGAAGGTGAAGGACCATTCTTACATGGAAGATGCTCAAATATTTGGAATTTCCAACCATGGCAG CTCTTGCACTATGTGAAGAAGGTGCGCATGAGAACAAGCAGTGGGAGGGTGCTCTTCTTTAACGAGAACGGGGACCCACCTGCGGCGTATGATATAGTGAACTGGCAACCGAGTCCAGAGGGTGGAACAAAACAGGTCAAGGTGGGCAGCTACGATACCGGAGCTGCCATTGGACAGGTTTTAACCATCAATGCCAGTGTTGTGCATTGGGCGTCAGGTGGAAAGGAG gtccctctctctctctgcagtagcAGTTGTCCCCCTGGTTTCAGGAAGGCAGCATTGAGAGGGAAGCCGGTCTGCTGCTTCGAATGTGTCCTCTGTCCCCAAGGAGAGATCTCCAACACAACAG ACTCTATTCATTGCTCTAAATGTCCGTGGGATATGTGGCCCAATGTTCAAAGGGACAAATGTCTCCCAAAGTACAGAGAATTTCTCTCCTATGATGAGCCATTGGGTGTCACCTTGGCCGCTACAAGTATTTCCTCATCTTTAGTCCCAGTTTTCATGTTTGGACTTTTTATCCACTTCAAAACCACTCCCATTGTCAGAGCCAACAACTACACCCTCAGTTGTCTTCtcctgtgttccctgtccctctgcttcctctgctctTTAGCTTTCATTGGTTACCCCCAAACTGAGAAGTGTCTTCTGCGCCAGGTTGCTTTCGGTATGGTCTTTGCCCTTTGCGTCTCATGTATCTTGGCCAAAACCATCATGGTTGTCATCGCCTTCAAGGCCACCAAGCCTGGTAGCAATCTGAGGAAGTGGACCAGCAATCGGGTCTCTTATATTGTTGTCATTTTCTGCATCCTTATTCAAACTTTTCTCTGCATCTTCTGGCTCTCATTCTCACCTCCCTTCCCAGAACACAACACCCAAACCAAATCTGGGGTCATTATCATTGAGTGTAATGAGGGTTCCCCCATAGTCTTTTGGTGTATGCTAGGATATCTTGGTACGCTAGCTACTGTTAGCTTTATTGTTGCCTTCCTGGCCAGGCAGCTACCTGACAGCTTCAATGAGGCGAAATTCATCACCTTCAGCATGCTGGCCTTCCTCATTGTCTGGGTGTCCTATATCCCGGCCTCCCTCAGTGCACGCGGCAAGTACACCGTGGCCATGGAGGTATTCGCCATCCTGTCTTCCAGCTGGGCTCTGTTGGTCTGCATGTTTATGCCCAAATGTTTCATCATATTGTTCAAACCCAACATGAACTCGAGAGAACATCTCATGGGCAGAGACAGAGGTCGGGCTCACAAGGTCAAATAA